The following nucleotide sequence is from Bombina bombina isolate aBomBom1 chromosome 11, aBomBom1.pri, whole genome shotgun sequence.
GGTTTTGCACACCTTCAGCTAAGCACTTGAATCAAAGCTGGCACGCGTTTTTAATGCACCCTTAGGTCTATTATGTGAGGAAATTAGCTTTATACAACATGTAGATGTTACTGTGCCCAAGACTTTCACTTGAGGGATACAaaattactttgaacttgtaatataagtgcaaaaattaaaaaatattggttTAAGCAATGTTAACATTCAATAGCATAAATAtgttgcactccatttgtaatctaggcctaaatgttttgtTAGACATGTGGAGAGTGAGCTTTACATAATATTCAATTTTTCTGTGGCTCCTGAATTAATGTTAAGTTGTTCATGTTGACAAAATATTGAATTTcttttgaatttaaattaaaatccTTATATTTAGCATGCGAACAAGAGATATCATATAAAACAAATCTACCATTAAATATTTGTACAGGTGAGTAGCAGAACAGCTCTTCATTCTTCAATAACATGAATAATATCCGGACACTCACTGCTAAGTATGGTCAGCATACTCCTGttagcaaaaacgttttactttcaacttgtaatacgagcgctacccagcgcaggcaaacagcttacttctagcggagttagacaAATGTTAGGACAAATGTCCTTTATTATATTGGGATATAAATAACTGAAATATATTTTACGATTAAGATAGTTTAGCTAATGAAacctttagttttagttttttaccAACAGCAATTCATTTGATGAATGAAAAATGGTAATTCACTCAGCTAGTTTGTACCTAATTGATGTTTTGCAAAAAAACAATTATCATGACCTACAACCATAGCCAGCATAACCTACTTGCTACATATTTTAACTGTTTGGCTTGTTTAAATGTAAGCCTTTCCCACAACCACTTCATCTATTAACTCTGTCATGATGACTGGTCCCTCAGGATTTAAGCACCCCTCTTACCATTAAAATCAGAGACTTACCTTTGCATATTTTCTATTACTGCTAAATATGTGTCACATAACTATTATAAGATATAACCATACCCAGTTTCTACAACAAAAAAAATATAGTATCATGCTTACATATGGGGACTATACAAAACTATTTTTGGTTTGAATATAAATGTCTTAAATTACAGCTTCTGAAATGAAATCTAGTTCCTGAATCATTATACAATTAATATCATGGAAGGTTGGAGATCCCTAGAGGAATATTGTTTGTTTATGAGGCCATTATGCTAATGAGACCCTTAGGAtttgaaaaaaattaatattttaagacTGATTTTCTTTATAAACCAAAACACCTAATATGGTTTACTTGTCTATAATAGAGCACAACAGGGATATAAATGTGTGGaaacaaaaatttaattttctCTGAAAATACACCTGTTAcacctgttttattttttatatctgcaaGCAGGTAAAATGAATGCTTTGTTTGTTATCTTTTTAATGTTGTAATATCAGATTCAACTTctgctttttaattttgtttagtttaaCCTAAAATATAAACTATATCATGTCCAATGTAATCTATTTCTGCAGGCctaacaatactaaaaaaaaattgtttgtttgcaAAACCACTACATTATTGTCCAACTGATTTCTggtatatacagtatttttttcttaattttatggTGTCTtcagattagaaaaaaaaatatgtgaatttaatttaaatacagttttaaatacatatatgtctgtaattggctgattgcaatctcATGATATAAAAATCAGGGAGATGAAATGAAATTTTGAAGTGCAAAACAAGCATTTTATTCCATCTGTTATAGTTGCTAAACAACATACACTGAGATGATAATTTTTAGGTAATATATAAATCTGCATAAAAAAGAAAATCCAAAAGAACTTTACACAAGTTTTTTGGCTCTATTTTAATGTTCACAATACAAACCCTtcatatagtttttattattttaaatacttaGTTACTTAGagttcatgtttttttgttgttttttttatttttaatgttaacaTTCTGATTCATATAAATCTTTAGTCCTCATAAACATACTGTAGATGTTGAATAATGGAAACATAAATCAATCTTTGGTTATTTTCTCTAACAAAATATGTATTATCagcaaataaaaatactaaaaacaatGTATACCAATTTCAAATACGAGTGATTGAAATTGGTTTAACCAGAATTCAATAATGAATGAATGTTTAATGTCATACAGAATGGGCCAAATACTTTagtatattcataaaaaaaaataagtaaaatgctACTTCAGaatcttttgatttattttattaattataaataataattaaataataataataaataaaggtcGTTTTAATTTGGATGGATCTTTATGAAGcaaaaagtatttttctttttttcatatttattttttttataaattatatttgtatttatttagtacATTCCAAGAGTTTCTTTCTTGTATTtgttaatttattaaataataataataataataataataataataatattaaaatgatttatttatttacatactgGTACCTAGAAACCTATTTTCCTTGATcctttatttgcaaaaaaataaataaggaaatgtTGTTTTGGAGCTCCATCACCACTGATTTTCTGCTCACTATCTACGATACTGGGTGAACAGTGGGGGAGATGGCTTTTGTTAAATGGAtcccaaaaactaaaaaaaaaatattttcaaaggaagtcattaaatgcaaaaaaaatattgtaatataaGAGTGACATATTCTATATTTTTACAGCCTTTACAGTTTGTTCCAGACATTTAAGACATGGAGAAGATGTATTCAGTAAACCAGACAACTTTCTCTGAATTTATTCTGCTTGGCCTATCTGATATTCCGTATATCCAATTACCACTCTTCCTTCTGTTCCTCCTTGTCTTTGTGATGACACTGATTGGTAACTTCCTTATTCTCCTATTAATCTTCACAGATTCTCACCTACACTCGCCTATGTACTTCTTCCTGAGCAACCTTGCTTTAATAGATGTTTTTTATTCATCTGTTACATCACCTAGAATGCTCTCAGATGTCTTCTCAAAAAACAGGACAATCAGCCTGCCAGCCTGTGTCACTCAGTTCTTCTTTTTCTTCTCATTCATCTGTATTGAGCTCTATCTGTTGTCAGTGATGTCCTATGATAGATACGTTGCTATCTGCCAACCACTACACTACATTCAAATAATGCACCCTAAACTGTGTACCCAGATGGTATCCATAGCTTGGGTCACTGGTTTGCTCACCTCCTTGATACATACACTTTGTACACAAAGGTTGACATTTTGTGGTCCAAACATCATCCATGGTTTCTTCTGTGACTTGCCACAATTATTCCAGCTATCATGTAGGGATACCTTTATAAATGTCCTAGTGATGTTTATTGTTGGAATATTTATGGGGTCAGGTGCATTAGGGATAACAATTGTTCCATATGTCTATATTTTTAAAACCATCATAGGAATCAAGACAAAAACGGGCAAGGTTAAGGCTTTTTCCACATGTACATCTCACTTGACAGTGGTTTGTATTTTTTATGGGACTCTAATTTTCACCTACCTCCGTCCCACTCCACGCTACAATTTTTCGGATGATCGTTTGGTATCTATTGCCTACACTGTAATTACTCCACTTCTCAATCCTTTAATATACAGTTTAAGAAATCAGGATCTAAAAGGAGCACTTAGAAgagctttaaataaaataaaataaattttctgACAACAAGCTAGAACTGTAGAAGATTTCATATATGGACTTTACTGATAGATTTGTGCAGTCGTTCttaacattaaacccattttttgttaatattattcattctttgttaacaaATAAAGCAACATACGATCGTTTACAGGAAAAGTAGGAACATGATAGTCTCCTTTTATTAGATGGAAAAAGCCTAACATTCCTTGTGGAGTTTGTTTTTTAGCTGTTGTACAGTCCATTATTCTCATGGGAGAGAAAtctttcattctctggatatttaaAGAATTCATTGTACAAGTTGCACAGTCAGAGATATTGACATAATGTAAATTAGATATCTTTTgtacatttccttacactaaacttccgccttgacccactgcaatatggATTTCGCCCCCACCACTTcactgagacagcaattgttaaggttaccaatgacctacttacagcacaatc
It contains:
- the LOC128641582 gene encoding olfactory receptor 1019-like translates to MYSVNQTTFSEFILLGLSDIPYIQLPLFLLFLLVFVMTLIGNFLILLLIFTDSHLHSPMYFFLSNLALIDVFYSSVTSPRMLSDVFSKNRTISLPACVTQFFFFFSFICIELYLLSVMSYDRYVAICQPLHYIQIMHPKLCTQMVSIAWVTGLLTSLIHTLCTQRLTFCGPNIIHGFFCDLPQLFQLSCRDTFINVLVMFIVGIFMGSGALGITIVPYVYIFKTIIGIKTKTGKVKAFSTCTSHLTVVCIFYGTLIFTYLRPTPRYNFSDDRLVSIAYTVITPLLNPLIYSLRNQDLKGALRRALNKIK